A window of Chryseobacterium aquaeductus genomic DNA:
CTGACTATTGGAATTGTGATCGTTTTTCCAAAAATAACGAAGGCGGTTCCAGCATCTTTAGTGGCAATAATTGTTGTATTTGCATTGGTTTATTTTTTAAATATTGACACTAAAAAGGTAATTGATATTGCCTCTGTGAGCGGTTCTTTACCTAAATTTCATATTCCGAATATTCCTTTTTCTGTAGAAACATTTAAAATTATATTTCCTTATGCTGCAATTATGGCCGGCGTAGGTTTGATAGAGTCTCTTTTAACCTTAAATATGGTTGACGAAATCACCAATACAAAAGGAAAATCAAACAAAGAGGCAATGGCACAGGGAGTTGCTAATATTACCAATGGCTTTTTTGGTGGCATGGGCGGCTGTGCGATGGTAGCGCAAACGTTGGTAAATATCGATGCCGGAGCCAGAACCAAAATTTCTGCAATTGTGGGAGCATCAACGATACTTATCATCATTTTGGTGGGAGGTTCAGTTATTGAGCAGATTCCTATGGCTGCACTTGTAGGTGTGATGATGATGGTTGCAATCGGGACATTTCAGTGGGCATCGTTCAAAATTATTACTAAAATGCCCAAATCTGATATTTTTGTAGGGATAACTGTCGCAGTGATTACAGTTTTACTTCATAACTTGGCATTAGCTGTTTTGATTGGGGTTATCATATCTGCATTGGTTTTTTCGTGGGATAGTGCCAAAAGAATCAGAGCAAGAAAATCGATCGACGCTGAAGGAAATAAAATTTATGATATTTACGGACCGTTATTTTTCGGAAGTACAACTACTTTTACTGAGAAATTTGATGCCATCAACGATCCTGAAAAAATTATTATTGATTTCAAAGAATCCAGAATTGTAGATATGTCTGCTATTGAGGCTCTGAAAAAAATAATAGAGAAATATGAAAGCAATAATAAAACAGTGATTTTAAAACATTTGAGTGCAGACTGTATTACGCTATTAAAAAATGCAAGTGGTTTTATAGAAGTTAATATTGAAGAAGATCCTACTTACAAGGTTTTACCTGAGTAATTCTAAACGAATTTCAAATACAAAAAAAAGCGAAGCTTGAAAAATTCAAACTCCGCTTAATAATTATTTACCTAAATAAGACTTCAAAATCTTACTTCTGGTATTGTGTTTCAGCCTTTTGATCGCTTTTTCTTTGATCTGACGAACTCTTTCTCTTGTAAGATCAAAAGTTTCACCGATTTCTTCCAATGTCATTGGATGTTTACCGTTCAGTCCGAAATATAATCTTACCAAATCTGCTTCTCTTGGCGTCAGTGTGTTTAATGCTCTTTCAATTTCAATCTGAAGAGATTCAAGCATCAAGTCTTTATCCGGGCTTGGAGATTCACCTGAACGCAATACGTCATACAAGTTAGAATCTTCACCTTCTACCAACGGAGCATCCATCGACAAGTGTCTTCCGGAGTTCTTCATTGATTCTTTGATGTCTTCTTCACTCATGTCAAGAACTTCAGCCAACTCTTCCGGAGAAGGTGGTCTTTCGTTTTCTTGTTCAAGGTGAGCGTATGCTTTATTGATTTTGTTGATCGAACCAATTTTGTTCAGTGGTAATCTTACAATTCTCGATTGTTCTGCCAAAGCTTGTAAAATCGACTGACGAATCCACCATACGGCGTAAGAGATAAATTTAAAACCTCTTGTTTCGTCATATCTTTTTGCAGCTTTCATCAATCCTAGATTCCCTTCATTGATCAAATCGGGAAGAGAAAGTCCTTGATTTTGGTATTGCTTAGAAACTGAAACTACGAAACGAAGGTTGGCTTTGATCAATTTTTCCAACGCGACTCTATCGCCGGCGCGGATTTTTTGTGCCAAATCTACCTCTTCGTCTGCGGTAATCAATTCTACTTTACCAATTTCCTGCAAATACTTGTCTAGTGAAGCGGTTTCCCTGTTGGTTACCTGCTTGGTTATTTTTAATTGTCTCATTTATTTTATCTCAGAAATAGAGTTACAATATATTATACGTTTGAAACAACAAAAAGGTTACACTTGTTTGAATTATTTTTATTTAATTAAAATGATGTTCAGAATTTTGTTGTAAATTATCGCTCTTGTTTTTATAAATGAGAAATGATGCATTACTTTTTAGCCAAGTATTTTCAGTTACGTCACTTCGAGTAGCTAGCTTTCAAAGAAAGCGTATCGAGAAGTTTGCGAATCAGAAGTCGTCTTTTGATTACAGGTTCTCGATACATTTCTAAGCTTTGCTTAGAAAAACACTCAAACTGACGGAATGAAAAAAAGTGAAACCGAAGTTCCACTTTATATTTTGAATTTAAAAAATTGAATTTTAAAACTCACTCATTCACCATTAGACTTTAAAAAAGATCATTCAACACTTTCGCCAATCTCAAACCTCCGTACAGAAGCTGTCTTTCCATAGTATCATTGAATTTATATTGGTAGTCGTAACCCAATTTTGAACCGTCTGGTGTCTGTGCATATATTTTATTGGCAATCTGATGAGAATCATACAACCAGTTTTCTAATGTTCCGGATTGTATTTGCTTCACTTCATCCTGAGATTTAATATCTAAAAGTTTCGCATATTCTGTGTAGCTGTATTTTTGAGAATCTACTAATTTTCCGTCCCAAACTGAGTGTAAATTTGTTTTATCTCCAAAATAAGTGACGTTTATTTTATTTCCTCCCAAATCTTCAGATCTTCCTGTGTGCATGGGCTGAGAAAGATCTCCCATCATGTGAATAAGGAAAATTAAAGCTATCTTTCTGTCTTTTTCAGAAGTTTTTTCGTCTTTAATCTGTGCAGATAAAGTTTTAATTTGAGAATAAAGACTGGCTCCGGACTGAGCTTTCAGGTTTCTTTCAAAAGCTGTAAAATCCGTTTGTGGATCGATGTTTACATAATGCCAGGTTGATGTCTCTTTCCAAACGCCTGTGGTGTCAGATTTTACGAAATCCGGCCAGTTTGCCCAGTAGGCAAGTCGTTCCTGACCCATCATTTTCTTAATCTCTCTTTTTGCTTTCCCGGAAAGATGGTTTTCTGCAATTTCTGCAATAATCCGATGACCTGTTAATCCCCAGGCGAAAGAATATACAGAGCTGGAGATGAATAATAAAAGCAGCATTTTAGAATAAATACTTTTCATTTCTTTAATTATAATTTAGATTGGCAAAGATAGGATACCGTTTTTAAATTCGTTGTAAAAAGGCTTTATTTTCTCTTACATTTTCTGTGTATTACATAGATTTAATCTTTGTTTTCTTTTAAATTAAAAAAATGTAAGTTTTAAATTTTTACTTCTTAGTTTCAAAATTTTATTCCTAAATTGGATTGATAAAATTCTCGAATATTTGTACACTTTTCTCAAATTTTCAGAGATCATTTTTTTTACACCAACAACCAGAATCACAGATAATAAATATGTACGACAATAGTATTGTAAGTATGCATTATAATAAGTTGCAGACAGATTTTAAAGCAGAAGCAGTTGCGGTAAATCTTCTAAAATATCATCGAGCCGTAAGCAATATTTTTATTGAACGCATCGGGATTAATGACAGAGCTTATTTAAAAGACATCAAAAGTATTTCTAGTCAGTACCTTGGTTTTGACGAAGAAGTTCTTAGCATAAAAACTTACAGAGAAGGTATTTACGACTATTTACCTGAAGGAATTTTTCATCCTCCATCCCTCAATACATCCCGAAAAAACGTTGAAAATGTGGTCAACGAAATCAGAAAACAAAAAAAGGTAGAAGAAGATGCGAGAACTTTTTTCAGACCTTTTGAACTGGAGATTTTTTTTACAGAAATAAGTGCGTTGCTGAAAGAGTTTGATTTTGATCTGGCAAGCGAAACAGACTCTCTTCTTACGGTTTTTTCAGAACTTTGGCCTGTTGTAAAGATGCTCGATAAAAAAAACGCCTATGTTTTTATTCATATTTTACCCTTTTTCCATCAGATACGTGGCGACAAAAAATGGTTTGAACGTTGTATGACTTCATTTTTGCAGGTGAATGTAGAAATCACTTTTACACCAAATGTGATCGACAGAGTAGAGGAGGAAGATGATTCTATATTATTAGGCAATTCAAGACTGGGTGTAACGTATATCCCAAGTGGTAAACACATGGATGGAGAAAGAAATTGGGTAGTCAATGTAGGTCCGATACCATATCATCAGGTGAATCAATATATTCCGGGGAATCCTTTCAGAAAAGTTCTTCAGGCTTTGTATGATTACTGTCTGCCTGTAAATGTAGACGTAGAAGAAAATTTTGTCACCGAAAAGAAAGAATATTCTTTTGTGCTGGAAGATGACGCAAGAAATTCCAGCAGATTGGGTTTCTCTACTTTTCTGTAAAATAATTTGTTATATTTACAATCATCAATCATAATCATTATTAATTGAATTAAATGGAATTTTCATCAGTAAAAGGTGTATTTTTAAGATATATTTTTGTGCCTTTGTTGGCGGTAATTATGATGGTCATTCTTGGCGCTATCAGAAGAAATCAGCCGGCAATAAAAATCAGAGTAATCATCATTTATGTATTGCTGTGCAGTTTATGTCTGGCAATTCCCGGATTCTTCGGCTTTTCGGGTAATCTTTTTAATCCGTATTGGTATTTGATCTCACAGGTAATATATCTTCTGTTGGGG
This region includes:
- a CDS encoding SulP family inorganic anion transporter, with amino-acid sequence MSFQSLKNVNFKTEILAGLTVAMTMIPESLSFAILAGLSPLTGLYAAFLMGIVTAFLGGRPGMVSGGAGATVVVLIALAATHGVEYLFAAVVLAGIIQLLVGILKLGKFVRLIPQPVMYGFLNGLAIIIFMAQVAQFEVVENGITSFMQGASLYTMAGLTALTIGIVIVFPKITKAVPASLVAIIVVFALVYFLNIDTKKVIDIASVSGSLPKFHIPNIPFSVETFKIIFPYAAIMAGVGLIESLLTLNMVDEITNTKGKSNKEAMAQGVANITNGFFGGMGGCAMVAQTLVNIDAGARTKISAIVGASTILIIILVGGSVIEQIPMAALVGVMMMVAIGTFQWASFKIITKMPKSDIFVGITVAVITVLLHNLALAVLIGVIISALVFSWDSAKRIRARKSIDAEGNKIYDIYGPLFFGSTTTFTEKFDAINDPEKIIIDFKESRIVDMSAIEALKKIIEKYESNNKTVILKHLSADCITLLKNASGFIEVNIEEDPTYKVLPE
- a CDS encoding sigma-70 family RNA polymerase sigma factor; this encodes MRQLKITKQVTNRETASLDKYLQEIGKVELITADEEVDLAQKIRAGDRVALEKLIKANLRFVVSVSKQYQNQGLSLPDLINEGNLGLMKAAKRYDETRGFKFISYAVWWIRQSILQALAEQSRIVRLPLNKIGSINKINKAYAHLEQENERPPSPEELAEVLDMSEEDIKESMKNSGRHLSMDAPLVEGEDSNLYDVLRSGESPSPDKDLMLESLQIEIERALNTLTPREADLVRLYFGLNGKHPMTLEEIGETFDLTRERVRQIKEKAIKRLKHNTRSKILKSYLGK
- a CDS encoding S1/P1 nuclease produces the protein MKSIYSKMLLLLFISSSVYSFAWGLTGHRIIAEIAENHLSGKAKREIKKMMGQERLAYWANWPDFVKSDTTGVWKETSTWHYVNIDPQTDFTAFERNLKAQSGASLYSQIKTLSAQIKDEKTSEKDRKIALIFLIHMMGDLSQPMHTGRSEDLGGNKINVTYFGDKTNLHSVWDGKLVDSQKYSYTEYAKLLDIKSQDEVKQIQSGTLENWLYDSHQIANKIYAQTPDGSKLGYDYQYKFNDTMERQLLYGGLRLAKVLNDLF
- a CDS encoding type VI secretion system baseplate subunit TssG; the protein is MYDNSIVSMHYNKLQTDFKAEAVAVNLLKYHRAVSNIFIERIGINDRAYLKDIKSISSQYLGFDEEVLSIKTYREGIYDYLPEGIFHPPSLNTSRKNVENVVNEIRKQKKVEEDARTFFRPFELEIFFTEISALLKEFDFDLASETDSLLTVFSELWPVVKMLDKKNAYVFIHILPFFHQIRGDKKWFERCMTSFLQVNVEITFTPNVIDRVEEEDDSILLGNSRLGVTYIPSGKHMDGERNWVVNVGPIPYHQVNQYIPGNPFRKVLQALYDYCLPVNVDVEENFVTEKKEYSFVLEDDARNSSRLGFSTFL